A segment of the Pseudobdellovibrionaceae bacterium genome:
AGTGTGCATACTAAAATCCGTAAGGCCATCTTGCAGGCCCAAAGAGACTGCCTCACAGAAAAAGGTCTTGTGGCAGAGGGTCGAGACTGTGGGAGTGTGATTTTTCCTTCTGCGGGGCTTAAAATTTTTCTGGTCGCCGACCCCGTAAAACGCGCCCAAAGACGGGCGATACAAGAGGGTTTAGACCCCAACGAGGTGCTTCAAGTCCAAAAACAAAGGGATAAAAGGGATTCTATTAGAATTGAGGCTCCTACTGTGGCCCCCGAAGGGTCCATCACCCTTGACACTTCCGAGTACAGCTTAGAAGAAGTGGTCGAGAAGATTTACGCCCTAGCCCAAAAGAAGTTTGACATAGTGCCTTAACAACCTATAAAAAAGACCTCTGTCTATAATAAGGCAAAATTGTTGGTCGACATCGCCTAAGATGCGTCCACGAGGAGGAACGAACAATTAATATGGTAAATACAAACAACGGTAATTCAAAAGGGTACAATCAGGCTTTAGCAATTCTTGATGAAGCTGATAAAGAAGTCTTGGGAAAAGACAAAAACGAAGGTGCAGATTCTTTTGCCGCACTTTTTGAAAAGTCGATCCAAGGTAACGATCTAAAGCCAGGCGACATCACAACGGGAACAGTGGTGGAAGTGCAATCTGATTATGTACTAGTAGACATCAACTATAAAAGCGAAGGTTTAATTCCTATCAGCGAATTTCGTATCATTGATGGCCAAAACTCTGTGGCTGTAGGTGATAAAGTTGAGGTGATGATCGATAAAATCGAAAATGACAACGGCATGGTTGTTCTGTCAAAAGACAAAGCTGACATGCTAAGAGCTTGGAGTGACATCTCTAAAGCTGCTGAAAATGAAGAGATCATTGAAGGTGTTGTTATTTCCAAAGTTAAAGGCGGTTTAAGCGTAGATATTGGTGTAAAAGCCTTTTTACCTGGTAGCCAAATTGACTTACGCCCTGTGAAGAACATTGATTCGTTCATTGGCAAAAAATTTAAATTCAAAGTAATTAAGTTCAACAAAAAACGTGGCAACATTGTATTGTCTCGTCGTGCTCTTCTTGAAGAAGAAAGAGAAAAACTAAAAACTCAAACTCTAGATCAAATGGAAGAAGGCTCGATTGTTAAAGGTTATGTGAAGAACGTCACAGACTACGGTGCTTTCATTGATCTTGGTGGTATTGATGGTCTACTTCACATCACTGACATGAGCTGGGGACGTGTAAAACATCCTTCTGATTCTATCACTGTGGGTGAAGAGATTGAACTTAAAGTCTTAAAGTATGATCAAGAAAAACAACGTGTAAGCTTAGGCTTAAAGCAGTTATCTGAAGATCCTTGGGGTCTTGTAGCTGAGCAATTCCCAATCGGTAAACGTATTAAAGGTAAAGTTGTGTCTTTAGCTGAGTATGGTGCTTTCGTGGACCTTTCTGAAGGTGTTGAAGGCTTGATTCACGTGAATGAAATGAGCTGGACTAAGAAAGTAAAACACCCTTCACAAATTGTTAAAGTGGATGATGAAGTGGAAGTACAAGTTCTTTCTATTGATTCAGAAAACCGTCGCATCAGCTTAGGTTTAAAACAACTTGAAAGTAACCCATGGTTAGAGCTGAAAGAAACTTATGCTCCAGGTACTATTATTGAAGGTGAAGTGAAGTCTATCACTGACTTTGGTATCTTCGTAGGTATTGAAGACGGCATTGATGGTCTTGTGCACATTTCTGACTTCTCTTGGACTAAGCGTGTAAATCATCCATCTGAAATGTACCAAAAAGGCGATAAAGTTCGTGCGGTAGTTTTAGGTGTAGATATTGAAAACGAAAGATTCAGCCTTGGTATTAAGCAACTTGAAGCAGATCCTTGGTCATCTATTGAAGACAAGTTCCCTATCGGTTCACAACTAGATGTGAAAGTGACAAAGCTTGCTGACTTTGGTGTGTTTGTACAAGTAGAAGATGACATCGAAGGTTTAATCCACATTTCTGAACTTTCAACAAAGCGTGTGGAAAAGCCAGAAGATATCGCTCAAGTGGGTGAAACCATTAAAGCAGAAATCATCTCTATCGACCAAGACGCAAGAAAGATCGGCTTAAGTGCAAAACTGGTCACTTTAAGAGAGCAAAAAGCTAACGTAGACGACTATGTTAAAAAAGCCACATCTTCTTCTAAAACTAGCTTAGGTGAAGCTTTTGGTGATGCTTTCAAAGAGATCAAAAAAGAAACAACCGTAACTCCAAACACCACTAACGAAGACTAAGTCTTAAAAGTTAAACCGTGTACACAAAGGCAGATCCACTTAGGTCTGCCTTTTTTTTATTGAAAAACAAAATAAAGCCTTCTACCTC
Coding sequences within it:
- a CDS encoding 30S ribosomal protein S1, with translation MVNTNNGNSKGYNQALAILDEADKEVLGKDKNEGADSFAALFEKSIQGNDLKPGDITTGTVVEVQSDYVLVDINYKSEGLIPISEFRIIDGQNSVAVGDKVEVMIDKIENDNGMVVLSKDKADMLRAWSDISKAAENEEIIEGVVISKVKGGLSVDIGVKAFLPGSQIDLRPVKNIDSFIGKKFKFKVIKFNKKRGNIVLSRRALLEEEREKLKTQTLDQMEEGSIVKGYVKNVTDYGAFIDLGGIDGLLHITDMSWGRVKHPSDSITVGEEIELKVLKYDQEKQRVSLGLKQLSEDPWGLVAEQFPIGKRIKGKVVSLAEYGAFVDLSEGVEGLIHVNEMSWTKKVKHPSQIVKVDDEVEVQVLSIDSENRRISLGLKQLESNPWLELKETYAPGTIIEGEVKSITDFGIFVGIEDGIDGLVHISDFSWTKRVNHPSEMYQKGDKVRAVVLGVDIENERFSLGIKQLEADPWSSIEDKFPIGSQLDVKVTKLADFGVFVQVEDDIEGLIHISELSTKRVEKPEDIAQVGETIKAEIISIDQDARKIGLSAKLVTLREQKANVDDYVKKATSSSKTSLGEAFGDAFKEIKKETTVTPNTTNED
- the cmk gene encoding (d)CMP kinase; this encodes MVEEQEVVQLDKFDKVVTIDGLAASGKSSVSRNLAKKLNFEWVSTGAFYRAIGLLCLRKEVNLADEEQVLAAFKNEDWQIVKDHERTQVFIDGKDATEQIYQEAVGTAASNISVHTKIRKAILQAQRDCLTEKGLVAEGRDCGSVIFPSAGLKIFLVADPVKRAQRRAIQEGLDPNEVLQVQKQRDKRDSIRIEAPTVAPEGSITLDTSEYSLEEVVEKIYALAQKKFDIVP